From a region of the Salvelinus alpinus chromosome 2, SLU_Salpinus.1, whole genome shotgun sequence genome:
- the LOC139549106 gene encoding zinc finger protein 32-like — MSSLNIPPPVKEDEVCWTEKEFLGLNIVVKEEEEEEDVTVKQEVEDEEDAFRVKEEEGVTVKEEEEEEKEEDAVFGVKKEKEGEITVILTEESGDLITTRERPDSDSGKSSSEETDPETPNQHHCSHCGKSFRWLGNLKTHERIHTGEKPYHCSHCGKSFRLSGSLKTHERKHTGEKPYHCSQCGKSFRWSGSLKTHERTHTGEKPFQHTNTQEEKTYHCSHCGKTFSQSEDLKTHERIEAVF; from the exons atgagctCCCTAAACATCCCCCCTCCAGTTAAAGAAGacgaggtctgctggacggagaaagaatttctggggctgaacattgtcgtgaaagaggaggaggaagaggaggatgtcacagtaaaacaagaagtagaggatgaggaagacgcgttcagagtgaaagaggaggagggtgttacagtaaaagaagaggaggaggaagagaaagaggaggatgcagtttttggagtgaagaaggagaaagagggagagataacgGTCATATTGACAGAGGAGTCAGGAGATCTGATTACCacca gagagagaccagactctgACAGCGGGAAGAGTTCCTCAGAGGAAACAGACCCAGAGACGCCTAACcaacaccactgctcccactgtggaaagagttttaggtggttagggaacctgaaaacgcatgagagaatacatacaggagaaaagccctaccactgttctcactgtggaaagagttttaggttgtcagggagtctgaaaacgcatgagagaaaacacacaggagaaaagccttatcactgttcccagtgtggaaagagttttaggtggtcagggagtctgaaaacgcatgagagaacacacacaggagagaagcctttccaacatactaatacacaggaggagaagacataccactgctctcattgtggaaagacattttcccagtcagaggacctgAAAACACATGAGAGAATAGAGGCTGTGTTCTGA